The following are encoded together in the Flavobacterium sp. TR2 genome:
- a CDS encoding cysteine desulfurase family protein, translated as MPQQKIIYLDNNATTRVDERVLNAMLPYFTDFYANPTSTHLAGLTIKEAVENAAWQTADLINTNADEIIFTSGATESINLAIKGLSNQERKHIITIQTEHKAVLETCHFMESIGFEVTYLPTAADGLLEIQLLEEIITDKTLVFIGMFSNNETGVIQNTSAISKILKARDVLFICDATQAVGKIPIDVKKHEIDFLALSAHKFYGPKGVGALYVSAKAKAKLSPQILGGGQQRKLRSGTLNVPGIIGLGKAAEIALKEQEEDQKRIEILRNKLEKGLLQFEGSFVNGNIENRIYNTSNICFPNVNSEQLILALGNISVSNGASCSAVISEPSHVLKAMGLSDAEALSSIRFSLGRFTTEDEIDIAIEHVLSLARQFATKAQRH; from the coding sequence ATGCCACAGCAAAAAATCATTTATCTGGATAACAATGCCACAACCCGTGTTGATGAGCGTGTTTTGAATGCAATGCTGCCATATTTCACTGATTTTTACGCCAATCCAACAAGTACGCATCTTGCGGGATTAACCATAAAAGAAGCTGTAGAAAACGCTGCTTGGCAAACTGCCGATTTGATAAATACAAATGCTGATGAAATCATTTTTACGTCTGGCGCAACAGAAAGCATTAATTTGGCTATAAAAGGCCTGAGCAATCAAGAAAGAAAACATATTATTACCATTCAGACCGAACATAAAGCGGTTCTTGAAACTTGCCATTTTATGGAAAGCATTGGTTTTGAAGTTACTTATCTTCCAACTGCTGCTGATGGGCTATTAGAAATTCAACTACTCGAAGAAATAATAACCGATAAAACACTGGTTTTCATCGGAATGTTCTCCAATAATGAAACTGGCGTCATACAAAATACAAGTGCAATCTCTAAAATTCTGAAAGCCAGAGATGTACTTTTTATATGCGATGCTACACAAGCTGTCGGCAAAATTCCGATTGATGTAAAAAAGCATGAGATTGATTTTTTAGCCTTATCTGCACACAAGTTTTACGGACCAAAAGGCGTTGGCGCTCTGTATGTTTCGGCAAAAGCCAAAGCAAAATTATCTCCCCAGATTCTCGGAGGCGGACAACAGCGAAAGTTACGAAGCGGGACACTAAATGTTCCAGGAATCATTGGTTTAGGAAAAGCTGCTGAAATTGCTTTGAAGGAACAAGAAGAAGATCAAAAACGAATTGAAATTTTAAGAAACAAACTTGAAAAAGGATTATTGCAGTTTGAAGGCTCTTTCGTGAACGGAAATATTGAAAACCGAATTTATAATACTTCAAATATTTGTTTCCCAAACGTAAATTCTGAACAGCTGATTTTGGCTTTGGGAAATATTTCAGTTTCAAATGGTGCATCGTGTTCTGCGGTTATTTCTGAACCTTCTCACGTTTTAAAAGCAATGGGATTGTCTGATGCAGAAGCTTTAAGCTCAATTCGTTTTAGTTTAGGGCGTTTTACTACCGAAGACGAAATTGATATTGCTATAGAACACGTTTTAAGTCTAGCTAGACAGTTTGCCACTAAGGCTCAAAGACACTAA
- a CDS encoding FGGY-family carbohydrate kinase — protein sequence MNVVAIFDIGKTNKKVFLFNENYKIVWEKSVNLDETADEDGFPCEDIEVLKNWILDRLSEIKELKDYVLKAINFSTYGASFVYIDENGKILTPLYNYLKDYPEELQSDFYKKYKGEKKFAVKTASPVLGSLNSGMQIYRLKEEKPEIFKKVKYCLHLPQFLSFLLTNEAYADITSIGCHTNLWNFKKMKYHKWLKEEAISDKIPPMHFGKDVILNNDNLAIGVGLHDSSSAIIPYTINFTEPFVLLSTGTWSISLNPFNNKPLTFDESQNDCLCYMQYTNKPVKAARLFAGNEHEVQTKRLAQHFNVPVDAYKEVYFDKKIVANLRALNYQIIYPKKYDFDILKECPFQKRDLSYFKDYETAYHQLMLDLVEQQVFSTNLVIHNSPVKKIFVDGGFSKNSIYMNLLAEAFPDIEVYAASMAQASALGAALAIHDNWNPKPIQNDLIDLKFYKH from the coding sequence ATGAATGTAGTTGCGATTTTTGATATTGGCAAAACAAACAAAAAGGTTTTTTTATTTAACGAAAATTATAAAATTGTCTGGGAAAAATCTGTAAATCTGGATGAAACAGCAGACGAAGACGGTTTTCCTTGCGAAGATATCGAAGTGCTGAAAAACTGGATTTTAGATCGATTATCTGAAATAAAAGAGCTTAAAGATTATGTTTTAAAAGCCATCAATTTCAGCACTTACGGAGCCAGTTTTGTTTATATAGACGAAAACGGAAAAATTTTAACTCCTCTGTATAATTATCTAAAAGATTATCCAGAGGAGTTACAATCTGATTTTTATAAAAAATACAAAGGAGAAAAAAAGTTTGCTGTAAAAACAGCTTCTCCCGTTTTGGGCAGCTTAAATTCGGGAATGCAGATTTACCGATTGAAAGAAGAAAAACCCGAAATATTCAAAAAAGTAAAATACTGTCTGCATCTGCCGCAGTTTTTAAGTTTTCTTTTAACGAATGAAGCATACGCCGATATTACAAGTATTGGATGCCATACCAATTTATGGAATTTCAAAAAAATGAAATATCATAAATGGCTGAAGGAAGAAGCTATTTCAGATAAAATTCCGCCAATGCATTTTGGTAAAGATGTTATCCTAAACAATGATAATCTGGCTATTGGAGTTGGGCTTCACGATAGTTCATCAGCGATTATTCCGTACACAATCAATTTTACAGAACCTTTTGTTTTATTGTCTACAGGAACTTGGAGTATTTCTCTAAACCCATTCAACAATAAACCGTTGACTTTTGACGAATCGCAAAATGACTGTCTTTGTTATATGCAATACACAAACAAACCCGTAAAAGCAGCGCGTTTGTTTGCAGGAAATGAACATGAAGTGCAGACCAAACGTTTGGCACAGCATTTTAATGTTCCAGTTGACGCGTACAAAGAAGTTTATTTTGACAAAAAAATCGTAGCCAATTTAAGAGCGCTTAATTATCAGATTATCTATCCTAAAAAATACGATTTTGATATTCTGAAAGAATGCCCTTTTCAAAAAAGGGATCTTTCCTATTTCAAAGATTACGAGACGGCCTATCATCAATTAATGCTGGATTTGGTAGAACAGCAGGTTTTTTCGACCAATTTGGTAATTCATAACAGCCCAGTAAAAAAGATTTTTGTGGATGGAGGTTTCAGTAAAAATTCGATTTATATGAATTTATTGGCAGAAGCTTTTCCAGACATTGAAGTTTATGCCGCTTCAATGGCGCAGGCGAGTGCTTTGGGGGCAGCTTTGGCAATTCATGATAACTGGAATCCAAAACCAATTCAGAACGATTTAATTGACTTGAAATTCTATAAACATTAG
- a CDS encoding lactate utilization protein C encodes MSSKGEILKRIKLNQPDLVSELPNLNLLGSEQFDVLETYKTVLKGIGGDPVEVANYDEIINYIKSNYNLEKRLITTLPELSEIASLDWKTVDPHSLQDVELTVIKAHFGVAENSGLWVTDDILGQRVAPFIAQYLAIIVHKKDLVPTMQQAYQRIGNMEYGFGTFIAGPSKTADIEQSLVLGAHGARGLIVFLLD; translated from the coding sequence ATGAGCAGTAAAGGCGAAATTTTAAAAAGAATTAAATTAAACCAGCCTGATTTGGTTTCAGAACTGCCGAATCTAAATCTTTTAGGTTCAGAGCAATTTGATGTGCTAGAAACCTATAAAACGGTTTTAAAAGGTATTGGAGGCGATCCGGTTGAGGTTGCTAATTATGATGAAATTATCAATTACATAAAATCGAATTACAATCTAGAAAAAAGATTAATTACAACCCTTCCAGAACTTTCAGAAATTGCTTCTTTAGACTGGAAAACAGTAGATCCGCATTCGCTTCAGGATGTAGAATTGACTGTTATAAAAGCACATTTTGGAGTTGCCGAAAACAGCGGGCTCTGGGTAACAGATGATATTTTAGGACAGCGTGTTGCGCCTTTCATCGCGCAATATTTAGCAATTATAGTCCATAAAAAAGATCTTGTGCCAACAATGCAGCAAGCGTATCAAAGAATTGGAAACATGGAATATGGTTTTGGAACTTTCATAGCCGGTCCGTCAAAAACAGCCGATATCGAGCAGTCTTTAGTTCTTGGAGCTCACGGCGCACGAGGATTGATTGTGTTCTTATTGGATTAG
- a CDS encoding YegP family protein, translating to MGKFVITTRANGEFQFNLKAGNGQTILTSEGYTTKAACNNGIESVKKNASDDDRYDRLESKSGKPYFNLKAGNGQIIGSSEMYESVAARENGIESVKKNAPDATIDDQTA from the coding sequence ATGGGAAAATTTGTAATCACTACTAGAGCTAATGGAGAGTTCCAGTTCAATTTGAAAGCTGGTAACGGCCAGACTATTTTAACAAGCGAAGGTTATACAACAAAAGCGGCTTGTAATAATGGTATCGAATCGGTTAAAAAAAATGCATCAGACGATGATCGTTATGATAGATTAGAATCTAAAAGCGGTAAACCTTATTTTAATTTAAAAGCTGGAAACGGCCAGATTATTGGTTCTAGCGAAATGTACGAAAGCGTTGCGGCAAGAGAAAACGGAATCGAATCGGTAAAGAAAAATGCTCCCGATGCAACTATAGATGATCAAACGGCTTAA
- a CDS encoding TIM barrel protein produces MIISSNHIDSHNGDLIKKHQNKLVFTASEINDTEAIIQKLIDFQIAIPSWALGTGGTRFGRFAGGGEPRSLEEKIEDVGLLHKLNSASGAISLHIPWDIPTNYNEIKTLAAQHGLKFDAMNSNTFQDQANAEHTYKYGSLQNVNKAVRKQAIAHNIEVIKHGIELGSESLTVWLADGSNFPGQLNFRKAYQNTLESLEEIYDALPSNWKLFLEYKCAEPNFYSTTVADWGQSYSYVKKLGDKAQTLVDLGHHLPNANIEQIVSLLLMENKLGGFHFNDSKYGDDDLTAGALKPYQLFLIFNELVEGMDARGMNHAKDLGWMIDASHNIKDPLEDLLQSVEAIMIAYAQALSVDRKALEKAQEENDVVKAQEILQNAFRTDVRALVAEARLRSGAALNPVALYRSLQVRESLIDERGLKTVATGL; encoded by the coding sequence ATGATAATCTCATCAAACCACATTGATTCTCATAACGGGGATTTAATTAAAAAACACCAAAATAAGCTGGTTTTTACAGCATCAGAAATAAATGATACAGAAGCGATTATTCAAAAATTAATCGACTTTCAAATTGCAATTCCGTCTTGGGCTTTAGGAACAGGAGGAACAAGATTTGGACGTTTTGCCGGTGGAGGAGAGCCTCGTTCATTAGAAGAAAAAATCGAAGATGTCGGATTGCTTCACAAATTAAACAGTGCCTCAGGAGCAATTTCACTTCATATTCCTTGGGATATTCCAACAAATTATAATGAAATAAAAACATTAGCAGCACAGCACGGATTGAAATTTGATGCGATGAATTCGAACACATTTCAAGATCAGGCAAACGCTGAGCATACTTACAAATACGGTTCTTTGCAAAACGTAAACAAAGCAGTTCGCAAACAGGCGATTGCTCACAATATTGAAGTGATCAAACACGGAATCGAATTAGGATCTGAATCTTTAACAGTTTGGCTGGCAGATGGTTCTAATTTTCCAGGACAGTTAAACTTCAGAAAAGCCTACCAAAATACTTTAGAAAGTTTAGAAGAAATCTACGACGCATTGCCTTCAAACTGGAAGTTGTTTTTAGAATACAAATGTGCAGAGCCTAATTTTTATTCTACAACTGTAGCAGATTGGGGACAGTCTTATTCGTATGTTAAAAAGTTAGGAGACAAAGCGCAGACTTTGGTAGACTTAGGGCACCATCTTCCAAATGCTAATATCGAGCAGATTGTTTCTTTATTGCTGATGGAAAACAAATTAGGAGGTTTCCACTTTAACGATTCAAAATACGGTGACGACGATTTAACAGCCGGAGCATTAAAGCCTTACCAATTATTCTTGATTTTTAATGAATTGGTAGAAGGAATGGATGCAAGAGGAATGAATCACGCCAAAGATTTAGGCTGGATGATCGATGCTTCCCACAATATCAAAGATCCATTAGAAGATTTACTGCAATCTGTCGAAGCAATTATGATTGCTTACGCACAAGCGCTTTCTGTCGACAGAAAAGCGTTAGAAAAGGCTCAAGAAGAAAATGATGTCGTAAAAGCGCAGGAAATTCTTCAAAATGCTTTCCGCACAGATGTTCGCGCATTAGTGGCAGAAGCCCGCCTTCGTTCTGGCGCAGCATTAAATCCAGTGGCATTGTATCGTTCGCTTCAGGTTAGAGAAAGCTTAATTGACGAAAGAGGTTTAAAAACAGTAGCAACAGGATTGTAA
- a CDS encoding lactate utilization protein B — protein sequence MSSEKTIPHSEAAAKFNKDVERVNWHDETLWFVRAKRDKSAHQIEDWELLRETASQIKFNVLSNIHDYLVEFEANAQRNGIIVHWAADAKEHNEIVHSIMAKHDVKQMVKSKSMLTEECHLNDYLAEKGIEVIDSDLGEYIVQLRKEPPSHIVLPAIHLKKEDVSETFHEHLGTEKGNFNPQYLTESARQSLRNTFLTRKVALTGVNFAVAETGEFVVCTNEGNADMGAHLADVHIACMGFEKLIPKREHLGVFLRLLARSATGQPITTFSSHFKKPRDGKEMHIVIVDNGRSTQLGREDFRNSLKCIRCGACMNTCPVYRRSGGHSYHNAVAGPIGSILAPNLDMSKNADLPFASTLCGSCTNVCPVKIDIHDQLYKWRQVLVKEGHTPKAKTIAMKTMATVLANPTVFNIAGKSGRFVMKNIPGMVNNKMNKWYDQREMPDVPEESFREWYKKNSRESKAKRDEQ from the coding sequence ATGTCATCAGAAAAAACAATACCGCACAGCGAAGCCGCAGCAAAGTTCAATAAAGATGTAGAACGTGTCAATTGGCATGACGAAACACTTTGGTTTGTTCGCGCTAAAAGAGATAAATCGGCGCATCAGATTGAAGATTGGGAATTGCTTCGCGAAACGGCTTCTCAAATTAAATTTAATGTACTTTCTAATATTCATGATTATTTAGTTGAATTTGAAGCTAATGCGCAACGAAACGGCATAATTGTGCATTGGGCAGCCGATGCAAAAGAACACAACGAAATTGTGCATTCTATCATGGCAAAACATGATGTAAAGCAAATGGTAAAGTCCAAATCGATGCTTACAGAAGAATGCCATTTAAACGATTATTTAGCCGAAAAAGGAATAGAAGTAATCGATTCTGATTTGGGAGAATATATTGTACAGCTCCGTAAAGAACCGCCAAGCCACATTGTACTTCCGGCAATTCACTTAAAGAAAGAAGATGTAAGCGAAACTTTTCACGAACATTTAGGTACAGAAAAAGGAAATTTCAATCCGCAGTATTTGACAGAATCGGCTCGCCAGAGTTTGAGAAACACTTTTTTAACTAGAAAAGTGGCTCTCACAGGAGTTAATTTTGCTGTTGCTGAAACTGGCGAATTTGTAGTCTGCACCAATGAAGGAAATGCCGATATGGGCGCGCACCTGGCAGACGTTCACATCGCCTGCATGGGATTTGAGAAACTGATTCCGAAAAGAGAACATTTAGGTGTTTTCTTGAGGTTATTGGCAAGAAGTGCCACAGGACAACCCATAACTACTTTCTCAAGCCATTTCAAAAAACCAAGAGACGGAAAAGAAATGCATATTGTAATTGTAGACAACGGAAGAAGCACGCAATTGGGAAGGGAAGATTTTAGAAATTCGCTGAAATGCATTCGCTGCGGGGCGTGCATGAACACCTGTCCCGTGTACAGACGAAGCGGCGGACACAGCTATCACAATGCAGTTGCAGGGCCAATCGGTTCTATTTTGGCACCAAATTTAGACATGAGCAAAAATGCAGATTTACCGTTTGCAAGCACGCTTTGCGGTTCGTGCACCAATGTTTGCCCTGTAAAAATCGATATTCACGATCAATTGTACAAATGGCGTCAGGTTTTGGTGAAAGAAGGACATACGCCAAAAGCCAAAACTATTGCGATGAAAACAATGGCAACCGTTTTAGCAAATCCAACAGTTTTTAATATTGCTGGAAAATCAGGGCGATTTGTAATGAAGAACATTCCAGGAATGGTCAATAATAAAATGAATAAATGGTACGATCAGCGCGAAATGCCAGATGTTCCAGAAGAATCTTTTAGAGAATGGTACAAGAAAAATTCGAGAGAATCTAAAGCAAAAAGAGATGAGCAGTAA
- a CDS encoding XdhC family protein has protein sequence MKEISEILKAHSEAELAGKKTALATVVKVEGSSYRKPGARMLVTEDGILTGAISGGCLEGDALRKALLSINQKQNKLVTYNTSNEDDAEVGLQLGCNGIVHILFEYIDEEVENNPIQLLRQLELERKEAVIVTVFSLKRNAFQIGTTLFFRKDSPVLNHNNESLNLISDVKEVLKSKTSLVKKLQEQNDSEALIEYIKPSISLIIAGAGNDIRPLVKMAAVLGWKTTIGEGRATHATAKRFPKASQISVVKPEQFLDNVNIDDQTYFLLMTHNYKYDLAVLKLLLQTNCHYIGILGPKSKFNRMLDDLLQEGITVSEEQLSRIHSPIGLDIGAETSEEIALSIVSEIKAIASERAGTSLKYKLGRIHDEIHYGE, from the coding sequence ATGAAAGAAATCAGCGAAATTCTTAAAGCGCATTCCGAAGCAGAATTGGCAGGAAAAAAAACAGCCTTGGCAACAGTTGTCAAAGTGGAAGGGTCGTCGTACAGAAAGCCAGGCGCGCGTATGCTGGTGACAGAAGACGGCATACTGACGGGCGCCATAAGCGGAGGCTGCTTAGAAGGCGATGCGCTGCGAAAAGCGCTTCTTTCAATTAATCAGAAACAGAATAAACTGGTCACCTACAATACAAGCAATGAAGATGATGCAGAAGTAGGATTGCAGCTGGGGTGCAACGGAATTGTTCATATTCTTTTTGAATACATCGATGAAGAGGTAGAAAACAATCCGATTCAGCTTTTGAGACAACTTGAATTGGAACGAAAAGAAGCTGTAATCGTTACCGTTTTCTCTTTAAAAAGAAATGCATTTCAGATTGGGACCACTTTGTTTTTTCGAAAAGACAGTCCTGTTCTAAATCATAATAATGAATCTTTAAATCTGATTTCAGATGTAAAAGAAGTGCTGAAAAGCAAAACGTCATTAGTCAAAAAACTGCAAGAGCAAAACGACAGCGAAGCCTTAATTGAATATATAAAACCATCTATTTCGCTGATAATTGCAGGAGCAGGAAACGATATTCGGCCACTGGTAAAAATGGCGGCTGTTTTAGGATGGAAAACCACTATTGGCGAAGGACGCGCCACTCATGCAACAGCAAAGCGTTTTCCTAAAGCCAGTCAGATTTCAGTTGTAAAACCCGAGCAATTTCTGGATAATGTAAACATCGACGATCAGACTTATTTTCTTTTGATGACGCACAATTACAAATATGATCTGGCCGTTCTAAAATTGTTATTGCAGACCAATTGTCATTACATCGGAATTCTCGGTCCAAAATCAAAGTTCAACCGAATGCTTGACGATCTTTTGCAGGAAGGAATAACAGTAAGCGAAGAACAGTTAAGCAGAATCCACAGTCCTATTGGTTTGGATATAGGCGCAGAAACTTCAGAAGAAATCGCTCTTTCGATTGTTTCTGAAATTAAAGCAATTGCCTCTGAACGTGCAGGAACATCCTTAAAATACAAATTGGGTAGAATTCATGATGAAATTCATTATGGAGAATAA
- a CDS encoding 2Fe-2S iron-sulfur cluster-binding protein, with protein sequence MASKKTNQNKVTPEDASSRRDFIKKSGLFTALALTPPSLVMASEKKWDEKIAEYLETVPLSIEVNGTKHNLNIEPRTTLLDLLREQLQLTGTKKGCDHGQCGACTVHVNGTRILSCLSLASMQQNAQVTTIEGLSQGKKLHPMQEAFIKHDGFQCGYCTPGQIMSGIACIKEGHANSREEIREYMSGNICRCGAYHNIVDAITEVKEGGKEI encoded by the coding sequence ATGGCTTCTAAAAAAACAAATCAGAATAAAGTAACGCCCGAAGATGCTAGTTCGCGCCGTGACTTTATAAAGAAATCAGGACTTTTTACCGCTCTTGCCCTGACGCCTCCTTCGCTGGTAATGGCTTCAGAAAAGAAATGGGATGAAAAAATTGCGGAGTATTTAGAAACGGTGCCGCTTTCTATTGAAGTAAATGGCACAAAACACAATTTGAACATCGAGCCAAGAACTACGCTGCTTGATTTGCTTCGCGAACAATTGCAGCTTACGGGAACAAAAAAAGGCTGCGATCATGGGCAATGTGGTGCGTGTACAGTTCACGTAAACGGAACTCGAATCTTATCATGCCTTTCTTTGGCATCGATGCAGCAGAATGCACAGGTGACCACTATTGAAGGACTCTCTCAAGGCAAAAAACTGCATCCAATGCAAGAAGCTTTTATCAAGCATGATGGTTTTCAGTGCGGCTATTGCACTCCTGGACAAATCATGTCGGGAATTGCCTGCATAAAAGAAGGCCATGCCAACAGCAGAGAAGAAATTAGAGAATATATGAGTGGTAACATCTGCCGTTGTGGAGCTTACCATAATATTGTTGATGCTATAACAGAAGTGAAGGAAGGAGGAAAGGAGATATGA
- a CDS encoding FAD binding domain-containing protein, which produces MKNFQIIKALSSSSAVTGKAKDNSSMFIAGGTNLVDLMKKNIVAPDKLVDINGLDLKKIEFLKGKVSIGALAKNSQVAEDSSIKEKYPLLALALAAGASQQIRHMATVGGNMLQKTRCSYYYNTDMPCNKRTPKSGCGAIGGSNRMAAVFGASDSCIAVHPSDMCVALAALDATVLVEGPKGKREINFTDFHRLPGNTPEKDNTLDSRELITSVEIPDNNFTKNVHYLKVRDRTSYAFALVSVAVALDIKNNTINDVRLAMGGVAHKPWRLTETEKFLKGKTVSEDIFKQAGHLSMKGAKGYGDNNFKLTLGENAVAEALAIAASK; this is translated from the coding sequence ATGAAAAACTTTCAGATAATTAAAGCGCTGTCTTCTTCTTCGGCAGTTACAGGCAAAGCCAAAGATAATTCTTCCATGTTTATTGCGGGCGGAACGAATCTTGTCGATTTAATGAAGAAGAATATCGTGGCTCCAGACAAACTAGTTGACATCAACGGATTAGACTTAAAGAAAATAGAGTTCTTAAAAGGAAAGGTTTCTATTGGAGCATTGGCCAAAAATAGTCAGGTTGCCGAAGATTCATCTATAAAAGAAAAATATCCTTTGCTGGCATTGGCTTTAGCGGCTGGGGCTTCTCAGCAAATTCGCCATATGGCAACCGTTGGAGGCAATATGCTTCAAAAAACGCGTTGCTCTTATTATTACAATACTGATATGCCATGCAACAAAAGAACACCAAAAAGCGGATGCGGCGCCATTGGCGGTTCTAATCGAATGGCAGCAGTTTTTGGCGCTTCAGACAGTTGCATTGCTGTTCACCCCAGCGATATGTGCGTGGCTTTGGCAGCACTTGATGCAACAGTTTTGGTCGAAGGTCCAAAAGGAAAACGAGAAATTAATTTTACCGATTTTCATCGACTTCCTGGAAACACGCCTGAAAAAGACAACACGCTTGACAGTAGAGAATTGATTACTTCTGTAGAAATTCCAGACAATAATTTTACTAAAAACGTCCATTATCTAAAAGTTCGCGACAGAACCAGTTATGCTTTTGCATTGGTATCTGTGGCAGTGGCTTTAGACATAAAAAATAATACTATAAATGATGTCAGATTGGCGATGGGAGGCGTAGCACATAAACCTTGGAGATTAACTGAAACAGAAAAATTCCTGAAAGGGAAAACAGTTTCGGAAGATATATTCAAACAAGCAGGCCACTTATCTATGAAAGGAGCGAAAGGATATGGCGATAACAATTTTAAACTAACGCTTGGAGAGAATGCAGTAGCAGAAGCACTTGCAATAGCAGCATCAAAATAA
- a CDS encoding NTP transferase domain-containing protein: MMKFIMENKICHQTGIVILAAGSSSRLNSPKQLLQYKESTLLKNTISEALKVKNSFLIVVTGANHDLIAKELNLPEILFSFNSEWEKGMSSSIAKGITEALLVNPDCEQCILAVCDQPFVTSAVFENLISESKKTGKEIAASGYSETLGTPVLFHKKYFPELLALKGKEGAKKLIKKYAEDVVAVPFEKGNIDIDTEEDYNQLIS, translated from the coding sequence ATGATGAAATTCATTATGGAGAATAAAATTTGTCATCAAACAGGCATTGTTATTCTCGCTGCAGGGAGTTCGTCAAGATTGAACAGCCCCAAACAGCTGCTGCAGTACAAAGAATCGACCCTGCTGAAAAACACGATTTCAGAAGCTTTAAAAGTTAAAAACTCGTTTCTAATAGTCGTAACAGGCGCCAATCATGATTTAATCGCAAAAGAGCTTAATTTGCCCGAAATACTATTTTCTTTCAATTCTGAATGGGAAAAAGGAATGTCTTCTTCAATCGCAAAGGGAATTACAGAAGCACTGCTTGTAAATCCTGATTGTGAGCAATGTATTTTGGCAGTCTGCGATCAGCCTTTTGTCACTAGTGCCGTTTTTGAAAACTTAATCAGCGAATCTAAGAAAACAGGAAAAGAAATTGCAGCATCCGGTTATTCAGAAACCTTAGGAACACCGGTTTTATTTCATAAAAAATACTTTCCGGAACTTCTAGCGCTGAAAGGGAAAGAAGGGGCAAAAAAGCTTATTAAAAAATACGCCGAAGACGTCGTTGCGGTTCCTTTTGAAAAAGGAAATATTGACATTGATACGGAGGAAGATTATAACCAGTTGATTTCTTGA
- a CDS encoding (Fe-S)-binding protein, with protein MKIGLFIPCYVDQFYPKVGIATYQLLQKLGCDVHFPMGQTCCGQPMANSGYAHLTKGCDANFIANFSGFDYIVCPSGSCVLHVKDHLHDEKQEEKAAAIRNTVYELTEFITDVLKIDHIDGRFPYKVGMHVSCHGQRGLKLSQMSELNAPFFSKPEQLLHSIKDLDLISLTRKDECCGFGGTFCVTEEAVSVKMGQDRIKDHESHDVDYITGGDMSCLMHLDGILKRQKSRIKTIHIAEILNSLEN; from the coding sequence ATGAAAATTGGACTTTTTATACCTTGTTATGTCGACCAATTTTATCCTAAAGTAGGAATCGCAACCTACCAATTACTTCAAAAATTAGGCTGTGACGTGCATTTTCCAATGGGACAGACCTGTTGCGGACAGCCAATGGCAAATAGCGGTTATGCGCATTTAACCAAAGGATGCGATGCCAATTTTATTGCCAATTTTTCTGGATTTGATTACATAGTCTGCCCTTCTGGAAGCTGTGTTCTGCACGTAAAAGACCATTTGCACGATGAAAAACAAGAAGAAAAAGCGGCAGCAATTCGAAATACGGTTTACGAACTTACCGAATTTATAACCGACGTTTTAAAAATCGATCATATTGACGGAAGATTTCCTTATAAAGTCGGAATGCACGTAAGCTGTCACGGTCAGCGCGGATTAAAGCTTTCGCAGATGTCTGAGTTGAACGCACCATTTTTTTCTAAACCAGAGCAATTGCTGCACAGTATAAAAGATCTTGACTTGATTTCTTTGACCAGAAAAGACGAATGCTGCGGTTTTGGAGGCACTTTCTGTGTGACCGAAGAAGCCGTTTCTGTAAAAATGGGGCAAGATCGCATTAAAGATCACGAAAGTCATGATGTGGATTATATTACGGGTGGAGATATGTCTTGCTTAATGCATTTGGACGGAATTCTAAAAAGACAGAAAAGCAGAATTAAAACCATTCACATTGCTGAAATATTAAATTCACTCGAAAACTAA